From a single Serratia surfactantfaciens genomic region:
- the dhaL gene encoding dihydroxyacetone kinase subunit DhaL, with product MTEQISTRYGSEIVAGLIETIVSNREYLSEIDGAIGDGDHGINMSKGFAMCGDAIRGRELTLAQAFDAVSDALMEGIGGSMGPLYGSLFMGMAESVRERSVLDKQAFLAMLHGGLSELQDISSAGVGDKCLMDTLIPAVTAFEQAAGRGDDFAAALEQMKIAAERGRDSTRELVAKIGRASRLGERSRGVLDAGAVSCCLLLTRLADEVEQRLNTVAA from the coding sequence ATGACGGAACAAATTTCAACCCGGTACGGCAGTGAGATCGTTGCGGGGCTGATAGAAACCATTGTCAGCAACCGCGAATACCTGAGCGAAATCGACGGCGCCATCGGCGACGGTGATCACGGCATTAATATGTCGAAGGGATTCGCGATGTGCGGCGACGCCATTCGCGGCCGCGAGCTCACGCTGGCGCAGGCGTTCGATGCGGTTTCGGATGCGCTGATGGAGGGCATCGGCGGTTCGATGGGACCGTTGTACGGTAGCCTGTTCATGGGCATGGCGGAGAGCGTTCGTGAGCGCAGCGTGCTGGATAAGCAGGCGTTTCTGGCGATGTTGCACGGCGGATTGAGCGAACTGCAGGACATCAGCAGCGCGGGCGTGGGCGACAAGTGTCTGATGGATACGCTGATACCGGCGGTAACGGCATTTGAACAAGCGGCGGGGCGCGGTGACGACTTTGCCGCAGCGCTGGAACAAATGAAAATCGCCGCAGAGCGCGGGCGGGACTCCACCCGCGAGCTGGTGGCGAAAATCGGCCGCGCCAGTCGTCTGGGCGAGCGTTCGCGCGGCGTACTGGACGCCGGTGCGGTCTCTTGTTGTCTGCTCTTGACCCGATTGGCGGACGAGGTGGAGCAACGACTGAATACCGTTGCCGCTTGA
- a CDS encoding sugar-binding transcriptional regulator, translating into MEKQTVSQDNELLTEIAVAYYQDEITQEEIAKKFGISRIKVGRLLKRAKEEGIVEINVRYHPVFSTRLEQQMLERFPISRALIALDHQDEEEQRRQVAALVSNYLAMSLKDEMVLAVGQGRNVAAIADHVGSVTERNCKFICGIGGTHRPGDAINADHISRRLAKKFGGSSETLYAPAYVENRALKEAFMQNGTIKETLDRARKADVALVGIGDMNENSYMVKLGWFTPHEIIDASLNQGVIGDIAGYDFFNAQGQHVDTVMNDRVIGLSIDELRKIPCVIAIASENTKALAILGALRTGAIDIIATSALNVRTILNMSQ; encoded by the coding sequence ATGGAAAAACAAACTGTGTCCCAGGATAACGAACTGCTGACTGAAATCGCCGTGGCTTATTATCAGGATGAGATCACGCAGGAAGAGATCGCCAAGAAGTTCGGCATCTCGCGGATCAAAGTCGGTCGCTTGCTCAAACGCGCCAAGGAAGAGGGCATCGTCGAGATCAACGTGCGTTATCACCCGGTATTCAGTACCCGGCTGGAGCAACAAATGCTGGAGCGTTTTCCCATCAGCCGCGCGCTGATTGCGCTCGACCATCAGGACGAAGAGGAGCAGCGGCGACAGGTGGCGGCGCTGGTGTCCAACTATCTGGCAATGTCGTTGAAAGACGAAATGGTGTTGGCGGTCGGGCAGGGACGCAACGTGGCGGCGATCGCCGATCACGTCGGCAGCGTGACGGAACGCAACTGCAAGTTTATCTGCGGCATCGGCGGCACGCACCGTCCGGGCGATGCGATCAACGCCGACCACATCAGCCGGCGTTTGGCGAAGAAGTTCGGCGGCAGCAGCGAGACGCTCTATGCGCCGGCCTACGTCGAAAATCGCGCGTTGAAAGAGGCTTTCATGCAGAACGGCACGATTAAGGAAACGCTGGATCGCGCCCGTAAAGCCGATGTGGCGCTGGTTGGCATTGGCGATATGAATGAAAACAGCTACATGGTGAAGTTGGGCTGGTTCACGCCGCATGAGATTATCGACGCCAGCCTTAATCAGGGCGTGATCGGCGATATCGCCGGCTATGACTTTTTCAACGCTCAGGGGCAGCACGTCGACACGGTGATGAATGACCGAGTGATCGGGCTGAGCATTGATGAACTGCGCAAAATTCCTTGTGTGATCGCCATTGCTTCCGAGAATACCAAGGCGCTGGCGATTCTGGGGGCATTGCGCACCGGCGCCATCGATATTATCGCCACCAGCGCGCTCAATGTGCGCACTATCCTCAACATGTCGCAATAG
- a CDS encoding LysR family transcriptional regulator, translating to MTRLSLDAIKIISTIKSTGSFSMAAEALHKTPSAISYRVSNIESKLCVKLFHRNGPMITLTDEGEFLLQEGSWILNAVQDLESRVRNIPKLDNNIRLAVDTFFPLETLTQDIRDYIQHCPNANISVQREALNGTWDALKNNRADLIIAIGQIPDSVQAKTLMLGKLNFVMCVSPSHPFAAQRKPVCKKQRLNDIVVVIADSSHELPKRNHGTLPLQRQLVVCDVESNLALLKRGIGHAFLPPALIEKELASGELVTVPVEMQKGDEMIWLAWHPASKGAGFNWWHERLTRKSDVYSLMGREVVRDGGYPWCHN from the coding sequence ATGACTAGATTATCCCTGGACGCGATTAAAATAATCAGCACCATCAAGAGCACCGGCTCTTTCTCTATGGCGGCGGAGGCGTTGCATAAAACGCCTTCGGCGATCTCTTATCGGGTTTCCAATATTGAAAGCAAACTCTGTGTGAAACTTTTTCATCGCAATGGCCCTATGATTACCCTGACGGATGAAGGGGAGTTTCTCCTGCAGGAAGGCAGTTGGATTTTAAATGCGGTGCAGGATCTGGAAAGCCGGGTGCGCAACATCCCCAAGCTGGACAATAATATCCGCCTGGCGGTAGACACCTTCTTCCCGCTGGAAACGCTGACGCAGGATATCCGCGACTATATTCAACATTGCCCGAACGCCAATATCTCGGTGCAGCGGGAAGCGTTGAACGGCACCTGGGATGCGCTGAAGAACAACCGGGCGGATCTGATCATCGCCATCGGCCAAATCCCCGACAGCGTGCAGGCCAAAACCCTGATGCTCGGCAAGCTCAATTTCGTGATGTGTGTATCGCCTTCCCACCCGTTCGCGGCGCAGAGAAAGCCGGTATGCAAGAAGCAGCGGCTGAACGACATCGTGGTAGTGATCGCCGACAGCAGCCATGAGCTGCCCAAACGCAATCACGGCACGCTGCCTCTGCAGCGTCAACTGGTGGTATGCGATGTGGAAAGCAACCTGGCGCTGCTCAAGCGCGGCATCGGCCACGCTTTTTTGCCGCCTGCGCTGATCGAAAAGGAATTGGCCAGCGGTGAACTGGTGACGGTGCCGGTGGAGATGCAAAAGGGCGACGAAATGATTTGGCTGGCGTGGCATCCGGCCAGCAAGGGCGCCGGGTTTAACTGGTGGCATGAGCGGCTGACGCGCAAAAGCGATGTCTACAGCCTGATGGGCCGCGAAGTGGTGCGGGA
- a CDS encoding lytic polysaccharide monooxygenase, producing MNKTSRTLLSLGLLSAAMFGVSQQANAHGYVESPASRAYQCKLQLNTQCGSVQYEPQSVEGLKGFPQAGPVDGHIASANKSTFFELDQQTSTRWNKLNLKTGPNSFTWKLTARHSTTSWRYFITKPNWDASQPLTRASFDLTPFCQFNDGGAIPAAQVTHQCNIPADRSGSHVILAVWDIADTANAFYQAIDVNLSN from the coding sequence ATGAACAAAACTTCCCGTACCCTGCTCTCTCTGGGCCTGCTGAGCGCGGCCATGTTCGGCGTTTCGCAACAGGCGAATGCCCACGGTTATGTCGAGTCGCCGGCCAGCCGCGCCTATCAGTGCAAACTGCAGCTCAACACGCAGTGCGGCAGCGTGCAATATGAACCGCAGAGCGTCGAAGGCCTGAAAGGCTTCCCGCAGGCCGGCCCGGTTGACGGTCACATCGCCAGCGCCAACAAGTCCACTTTCTTCGAGTTGGATCAGCAAACGTCGACGCGCTGGAACAAGCTCAACCTGAAAACCGGCCCGAACTCCTTTACCTGGAAGCTGACCGCACGTCACAGCACCACCAGCTGGCGCTATTTCATCACCAAACCGAACTGGGACGCTTCTCAGCCACTGACCCGCGCTTCCTTTGACCTGACGCCGTTCTGCCAGTTCAACGATGGCGGCGCCATCCCGGCCGCTCAGGTCACCCACCAGTGCAACATACCGGCAGATCGCAGCGGTTCGCACGTGATCCTTGCCGTGTGGGACATAGCCGACACCGCCAACGCCTTCTATCAGGCGATCGACGTCAACCTGAGCAACTAA